Genomic DNA from Leptotrichia wadei:
ATTGATCCATCTATTGTGTAGCTGTTAAGATAATTAGTTGTGTCTTTTCTTGAAATTCCAACTATACCGTAGTTTGCTCCACTAGGAGTAGATTCAGTAGTACTGTTTATATTTAATGAATTTGCTGTTAAACCAGTTGGTTTTGTATATTTACCAGAAACTTCGATAGTTGCATCTTTTGTATTAGTAAGAATACTGTTGTCAGTTCCAACTAAAGCGTTTCCATGATCAACTTTTACATCTTTTTCATTCTGAATAGTTCCATAAGATACATTTAATGCAGTTACAGCCTGATCTTTAGAACCTCCAGTTATATCAACAGTTCCTTTATTTACAAATCCTGATTCAGAATTTTTAGTTTTTCTCCATGTTGTATCATTACCATACACATCATTCCATCTAAATAGGCTATTTGCCATGCTAAGTCCCACATTTTGTAATTGATAGTTTGTATTTCCTTTAGCATCTTTTAAATCTCTATTTGTACCTCTTACATCACCTTCTACTTTTTTATTAGTATCAATTGTTACAAAAGTACTTTCCATTTTTATATCATTAAATGGATCATTCTTAGTTGGAGGAGTAGTTGCTGTTCTTGTTTCTTCTTTGTTTTCTAAATTAACATCTTCCCCTATTTTTACTTTACCGTTAATTATAGTAACATCAAGTTTATATGAATCACTTGCACTTGTACCATTTTTAATTTTCATTCCACCTGCATATTCACCAATTCCACTTAAGAAATTACCAGTTGCTGCACCAGTACCTGCTCCCCAGCTTTTATCACTGTTCCAGTTAATTTCATTTTTTGGCTGGTTAATAACTCCGATTGTTACGTTATCACTAAGGATATTTGCTGTTACTTTATCCATACCTTTGTATTTTGCATTAGTTTTAACATTTGCTTCTGAATTACTTCCTGCATAATCCCATTCTCTAGCAATTGAATCCCCACCAGCAATAATATTTCCTGCACTAGCAAAGCTTCCATTATATTTATTACCGCTTAATAAGATTCCGTCATACATATCTATATTAGTAACAGTAGAAGTACCAAAATCTATACTAGCTGTATCATTAATTCCTGTTCTGTGAACATAAAACGGACTTATATTGGCATGGTCATTCTCACCTGTATAACTAGGAGCCATACCTTTTCTAGTTCCAGAAAATGTAGCATTAGAAGTAGCTAAGGTAATATCCCCATTTCCATTTGGAGACTTATTATTTTGATGTAAAATATTACCTCCTTCATATTTAATAGAACCACCATTAGTAGCATATAAAGCTCCACTAGCACCACTTACAACAGAAACTTTTTCCATTTCAATATTAGAATTTGGTCCAGTTGCTACAGCTCCAATACCATAAATCAATGATTTATTGTTTGCATAATCAGTAACATCTGCTGAAGCATTCGCACCAACAACTTTAATAGTACCACCATTTTCAGCATAAGCACCTATATTTTGATATGTATGAGGTCTTGCACTTGCACTACCGCTACCATATTTACCGTTGCTTGTGTTTAAAACTAAATAATCAGTAGCATTAATATCTCCCTCAATTTTAATTTGTGGAGTGTTGATAGAAGCAAGGGCATTTGCACCATTAGCATATGCAATTATAGACTGAGGTGCGGCAGCTCTAGTAGATTTAGCATCTATACTTCCAGAATTTATAGCAAAGTAAGCTATACTTCCTAAATCTGGATTATTGTCACTTGCCTTACCAGCCATATCCACTGGACTCTTGAATTCAATTCTTGAAGGTTTTACAGCTGATGTGGTACTTTGAGCATATCCGGTATTTTGTATAACACCATCAGCATAACCAACAATAGTGTGTTCAGCAACAGAATTTAAGTACATGTCGTCATAATCTCTTTTAACAGCACCTGCATTCCAATAAACTGAATCACTTATAACAGTATTTTTACCAGTAACTTCAACTGTTGTTCCATTAGTTGCTTTAATCAAAGTATTATTTCTACTAGGTGTATTACCACCATTTTGAATACCAAATCCAACGTTTAGTTTCTCAACTTTAACATTATCCAAAGTCCCACTAAGTGCTGAAGAGATATGTTGCTTACCAATTCCACTACCTTGTCCAGAAGCAGCATCTACAACAACATTATTATCCCCAAACATAGCTCCTTGAATATAAATTTTACCTGCAAAAGCCCCAACTTGAGCATTACCGCTAGCATTACCGTCTGGTTTTTTCAAAGCAACCATAACATTGTTGTTACCTTTCATTTGTACATCGCTCAAAGTAAGTTTACTTGTATCATCATTTACAAATCCTTGTCCATCATAAACAACATTATCGTTACCATTAACCCAAATTCTACCTTTACCCGTAGTAGAACCATCACTAGTTTGAAGATTATCTGCACCAAGTGTTCCATGGCTATTACCACTATCTCCATTAGCTAATTGTAATTTTCCGATATAGTTATTAACACGATATACTGATACATTGCTATTATTTCCTTTAAGATCTATATCAACTGTTCCTTTGATTTCAACCTCACTATTATATGCTACATTTCCATTTTGGAAGTTAAAAATAACTTCTCCATCTAAACCTACACCGTTATCATAAATTTTATTCTTTTCACTTCCACCACTAGTACCAAAAGCAATCTCACTTTTAGTGTTCGTATTTGTATCTATAACAAACGCTGCTTGTTTTCCAGTTCCATTTAAATCTACTTCTACGTTATTTACACTATATTTACCACCTTGTATTTGAGCAAAAGCATCATTAGTTCCTAAAACATGTGCATTAAAGTTTTGCAATGTAACTGTTTGTCCTGTATTTGAAATTAAGACATCCCTATCTGCATCACCACTTCCACCTGGTGTCCAAGCTTCCCTGTATACGGTATACCAGTTAGACCAACCGTTTGAACTGTTATTATATTGAGCATCAACTAATTGATAAAACAAATTTTGTCTAGCTATTGCTTCAGTAGCACCAGTTGCTGTTACTCCTCCTAATGTAACAGTATAGGAAGAATAAGGTGGTGTTCCAACACCAGTAGGTGTACTATCAAGAATATTCTGATAAGTAACTCTAGAACCTCCTATCTCCGCATTTGGATTAGATGTATGATAATTACGAATCAAAGATTGTTGGTAAGAAGAATGTCCACCATATCCCCAATAATTGTACCACCAATAACCAGAACCTGGATAAGCTGAAGTAATACCATCATATCCAGCAGTTCCACCGTTTGGCGTATATGATTCAGTTGTTCCACTACCTGGTGCAGGACTGCTTAGGTTTTGATATCTTACAGTTGCAGACCAAGTTCTTGATGGATCCCACCACCAAGTCGAAGTACCAGTTGCATGACCTACAGAAGTCGTTCCACTGAAATTACCACCGATTGTCATATCTCCTTCACTTGTAGAGCTTGCACCCCCTAGTGTTGTTGAGGCTAAAGTATTGTTAGTACCATTTCTTTGGTTATATGTATTCATAGTATTCGCAGACCAACCATTCCAGGCTCTATATAAATTACTAGTACCATAAGTAAAGGTAGAATCATTACTCCAACTTCCACTAGTACCACCAATAGTATTAGTATTAGCTCGAGGGGTTCTACCAAATGCATTTCGTGCAGTAACAGTAGTATTTACTATATTAGGACTATATACAGTTGGATCGAATGTAGGATTAACTGGCATATTCACATTATCCAATCTTTCAGGCACATAAGGCTTATAAGGCTCATGTATATTAGCCGGATTGATTGTCAATGAATTCGGCTCCTTGTTACGAGGTATATTCAGGTTAGTTGCCCCATATAAATGCTTAGTAGGGTCAAACACATACTTGGTAAGGTCATTGTCTCTCTTGTAGTATTCAAGGAATTTTCCTCCCCTACCTCTATATGTTGTACCCCAGTCGTTGTTCATATATCCTGTCCCGAACTGGAATGATGACCATGGGCTCTTGATTACTTGGTCCCCTTGTCTTAACAGCTGAACAAGTTCGCTTTGAGCTCCCTTTAATGATTTTTCGTTCTCTTTTCTTGCACGCATGAATGATTGCCGCAGATCTGTTATGGCATCGTATGTCTGTGCTGTCACTTCCTGCTGTTCGCTTGCCACGTCTGCCACGTCAGCATGAAGCTTTGGCGCAATTGTTAAAAGCCCTGTTATCAGGAAAGAGATAAGCAGGCTGTCAGAATAATGCACGTCTTTACATCTTTTTACAAACGATCGCAAATCTCTTACAATTTGTCGCAAATTATTACTCATTGTTTCCTCCTAAAATTTGTAAATTTATAGCCATCCGCAAAAGCCGTCAGTTCCAATTAATGCAGCGCTTGCTGATTAATTTTCCAGCTTTCACAGCCGCCTGTTTTTTTGATTTAGGCTTTCACAACTTCCAAGAAAAAATATTCCCGCGAAATGCCTAAAAAGTATCGAAATAGCCTTATTTTTCCAAAAACCTTTCAAACACCCTCAACAAAGTCCAGCAAATTCCAGTAGAAATGAGGGATGGAAGGGGTGGAGTCCTTAAGGGGGGCCATAGAGGACTATTTTGAAGTAAAATTTAATATTTTATTTAAAATAATAAGTTTTAAAAAAAATATTTCTAATATAATTTATATAATATTTATATTAAATATTAAATATTTTTGATGGTTATTTTTAAATAAATTTTAGTGAAATGGTAAAAAATTATTAATAACCAAAAAAGACTAGAAACATTAAGGACTTGATGTTTACTATTTTTTTATTGCTGAGGTTGTTTTGTTTTTCTTGCACAATTACTGAATCTGTCCGATAGTTATGCAAACTCAGAATTTAACAAAATAAATAATCTGAAGCAAGGGTCTTGACCTCTTATAGAGATAAAAAGAATTAGGTTGTCGAATATATCGTCATATCATAAATTTTTTTATATAATATAGAAAAAATACTTGACAAAAAACGATTACTATTGTAAACTTATAACATAAAAGATTACAAATGTAAACATTTTAGACGAGGTAGAGATTATGAAAGAAAGTAGCAGAATTGATCAGAAGTGGTATATAACTGATGCAGAATGGGAAGTGATGCGTGTTGTTTGGGCAAATAATGAAGTGACGAGCAGGTTTGTGGCAGAGGTGCTTTGTGAAAAGATGAATTGGAAGCAGGCTACGATAAAGACTTTGTTGAATCGGTTGCTGGAAAAGGGCGTTTTGAAAAAGAGGGAAATAGGGAATAAGTATATTTATTCGACGGATTTTACAGAAAAGGAAGTGGCTAATAGTTATATATTGGGGACTTTTAATAAGATTTGTAAAACGAAGGTTGGGGAAATGATTGGGAAGGTTATTGAGAACAGTGAACTTAGTTTTGATGACTTGGAGCTGATTTTGAAGGCTGTGGAGGAAAAGAGGAAGACGGCTGTGGAGGAGGTTTTGTGTGACTGTGTGAAAGGGCAGTGTAATTGTGAGCATAATGGGCATAGGCATGTTTGAAAATATAAAAAAAATTAATCTGTTAAATTTATAAATTTTTTAAGTAATTGTAAAAGTAAATTATTAAAAATTAAGAAACAGTAATATTTTTGATAGTAAAGTTTAAGAGGAGGAAAAAAATATGGCAGAAAAAATTTATACAGTAACTGGGATGAGCTGTGCGGCTTGTGCTAATGCTGTGGAGAAGGCACTTAACAAGAATGAGGATATTAATGCTTCGGTTAATATTGCAACTGAAAAATTGAATGTTGAGTATGATGAAAGGAAGTATGATTTTGATAAGATTAGGAAAATAGTGGAATCGGCTGGGTATGGGCTAGTTGAAAATATGACTGAGGACAGGAAAGTTGAACTTTATCAGGAAAAAATAGCGAGTTTGAAAAAACGATTGATTTTGGCGATTGTATTTGTTGTTCCACTTTTGTATATTTCGATGGGACACATGCTTGGGGCGGCGCTTCCTGAGTTTTTGAATCCTAAGGTAAATGCGCTTAATTTTGCATTGGCACAATTTGTGCTGACTTTGCCAATCATTTATGCTGGGAGAGATTTTTTTTCGCATGGTTTTAAAAATTTGGTAAGAAAATCACCAACAATGGATTCGTTAATTGCAATTGGAGCGACAGCGGCGATACTTTATGGAATTTATGCAACATATAGAATTGTTACTGTGGATCCTGAAGCGCACATGGATTTGTATTATGAATCGGCTGGTGTAATTATTACGTTAATTTTGTTTGGAAAGTTGCTAGAAGCAAAGACAAAAGGGCAAACTTCATCGGCAATAAAAAAACTTATCGGACTTCAGCCTAAAAAAGCTAAAATTATTGAAAATGGTGTGGAAAAGGAGATTTTAATTGAAAATCTGAAGGTTGGAGATATTGTGATTGTAAAGCCTGGAGAAAAAATTGCAGTTGATGGGAAAATTGTGGAAGGTGCAACTTCTGTGGATGAATCAATGTTGACTGGGGAAAGTTTACCTGTTAGTAAAAAAGTTGGGGATAAAGTTGTTGGAGGAAGTATTAATAAAAATGGGAGTATTAGATTTGAAGCAACTGAAATTGGGAAAAATACAGTCTTATCACAAATTATAAAGCTAGTTGAGGAAGCGCAAGGGTCGAAAGCTCCAATTTCACGAATGGCTGATGTTGTGGCGGCGTATTTTGTGCCGATTGTTATTGGAATTGCGATAATTACAGGAGTTGCCTGGTTTGTGAGCGGAAGCGGATTAGTTACTGCATTGTCGTTTTTTATCGCCGTACTTGTAATTGCATGTCCGTGTGCATTGGGACTTGCGACTCCGACATCAATAATGGTTGGAACTGGAAAAGGTGCTGAAAACGGGATTCTTATTAAAAGTGGAGAAGCTCTTGAAACAACATATAAAATTAAAACAATTGTATTTGATAAAACAGGAACAATTACTAAAGGAAAGCCTGTATTAACTGATTTGATTGCTTATGGAAATTACAAGGAAGATGAACTTTTAAAAATTGCCGCAAGTGTGGAAAATGATTCTGAACATCCGCTGGCAGAGGCAATTGTAAATGAGGCAAAGGGGAAAAATGTTGAAATTAAGCCTTATGAAAAATTTAGGGCAATGCCAGGTTATGGGATTCGTGCGACTTTTGAAGGCAAGGAAATTCAAATTGGAAATAAAAAATTAATGGAAAATAAAAAAATTGATGTGAAAATTTCTCAAAAGGACTATAATATTTTATCAAATGAAGGAAAAACTCCAATGTATATTTCGATTGACAATGAATTGGCAGGAATTGTTGCAGTTGCCGATGTTATTAAGGAAACAAGCAAAGAAGCCATTGAAAAATTGAAAAAAATGGGAATTAAAACAATAATGCTTACAGGAGATAATGAAAAAACTGCAGAATTTATCGCAAAGCAAGTGGGAATTGATGATGTAATTTCAGAAGTTCTGCCTTATCAAAAATCTCAAAAAATAAAGGAACTTCAGGAAAAAGATGAATTTGTCGCAATGGTCGGAGATGGAATCAACGATTCGCCAGCGTTAGCCCAAGCAAATGTAGGAATTGCAATAGGAAATGGAACAGATGTGGCTATAGAATCAGCTGATATTGTTTTAATTAGAAACGATTTGCGGGATGTGGCTGGAGCGATTGCATTAAGCAAGGCAACAATTACAAATATAAAGGAAAATTTATTCTGGGCATTCTTTTACAACGTACTTGGAATTCCTTTTGCAGCTGGAATATTTTATGCATTTTTTAATGGACCGAAGTTAGACCCGATGATTGCGGCTTTTGCAATGTCGTTTAGTTCGGTGTCGGTTTTGGGAAATGCTTTGAGATTGAAGTTTTTTAAAGTTAAATAATATTTTTAAAAAATAGGTTGAATTTATCCTATATTTATGATATTATACTTTATAAGAGGTGAGCAATATGAAAGCAGAATTAGACAACTTAGTTTCAATGAAGGAAGCTAATCAAAATTTTTCAAAAGTGGCAAGAATGGTAGATACAAATGGATCTGTTGTCATTTTAAAAAATAATACCCCAAAATATATTTTAGTTGATTACAATTTAGCAAAAGAAGTTGAAAAAGAACCAGTAAAATTTGCGGAAGATAATGAATTGGAAATGGTTTCATCTAAAATTTTAAAGAAATACAAAAAAACATTTGAGGAATTGGCAAAATGATTCTTTTATCTGAAAAGCAAATATTAAAACTTCATTCTGAATTGGTAGAAAAATTTGGAGGAATTGATGGAGTTAGGGACAAAGGTTTAATTGAAAGTTCAATAAATAATGTTTATCAATCTTATTTTGGAGTTGAAAAATATCCAACAATAGAAGAAAAGGCTGCAAGATTATGTTATAGTTTTATTAAAAATCATGCTTTTTTAGATGGAAATAAGAGAATTGGAATTTATGTTATGATGGTTCTTCTTGAGTTAAATGGAATTAGTTTAAATTGTTCTAATGATGAACTTACAGAATTGGGGTTAAAAATAGCAGATTCTAGTATAGGATATTCTGAAATTCTTGAATTTATTTATAAGTTCAAGTAATATTAAAAATTTATTTATAAAAAAACCGTTTTAAATGAATTAATCAAATAAGACGGTTTTTTATTTTGTTTTTAAATTAAAATATATTTAAAATTTTATCCTTCTTTTATGGCAGGTTTTAATGCTCCTAAAACAATAGCCGAAACAATACTTCCAATTATAACTGCTACTAAATATAGGAAGAAGTTGTTACTTAATGCCATTACTAGGATTCCACCATGTGGAGCAGGTATTTTTATATTAAATAGTCCTGTTAATGCTCCTGCGATTGCGGAACCTACGACACTTGCTGGTATTACTCTTGTTGGATCTGCCGCTGCATAAGGGATTGCACCTTCTGTGATGAATGAGAATCCCATAATGTAGTTTGTAAGTCCAGCTTCTCTTTCTTGTGCAGTAAATTTATTTTTAAATAATGTTGATGCTAATGCGATTGCGATTGGAGGAACCATTCCACCAGCCATAACTGCTGCCATTGGTAAACTTCCACCAGATGTCATTGTAGCTGCCAATGTTCCAGAACCAAATACATAGGCTGCCTTATTTACAGGGCCTCCCATATCAATAGCCATCATTCCACCAAGAACTGCACCTAATAGAACAGCGCTTGAACCAGACATTCCATTTAACCAAGCATTTAAACCGTTGTTAATTATTGCTGCAAATGGATTTATAACAAGTACCATTGCTACACCTGTGATTAATACTGATAAAACTGGATACAATAATATCATTTTTAATCCGCTTAAAGATCTTGGCATACCTGATAATGCTTTTACTAAACCTTGTACAACATATCCAGCTAAAAATCCACCAAGCAATGCACCAATAAATCCAGAACCACCAGCTGTTGCAATAGCTCCTGCAACTAGTCCTGCCGCCAATGCCGCTCTTTCACTAATACTGTAAGCAATATATCCAGCTAATACTGGAACAAACAATCCAAATGCCTGTCCGCCAATATCTTTTAACATTTTAGCTAATGGCGCTTTAGAACCATATTCTGCTCCCGCTCCACCATTACCAGACAATGTATCAACTAAAAATGCCAGTGCTATCAAAATTCCTCCACTTATTACTAACGGAAGCATATATGAAACTCCACTTAATAAGTGTTTGTAAAGTCCTTTTTTCTCAGATGAAGATGATTCAGAAGAATCTGCAGTTTTTGAACCGCTTGCATGGAAAATAGGAGCTTTTCCATCTAAAACCTGTTGAATTAACGCTTTTGCATTGTTAATTCCTTCTTTTGCTTCCACTTGAATTAACGGTTTTCCGTCAAATCTGTCAACTTCGATATTTCTGTTAATTGCTAAAATTACACCAGTAGCTTTTTTAATATCTTCATCAGTCAAGACATTTTTTCTGCCATCCGCACCATTTGTTTCAACTTTTATGTTTATTCCCATTTCATCAGCTGCTTTTTTTAGTGCTTCTGCCGCCATATAAGTATGGGCAATTCCTGTCGGGCAGGCTGTTGCTGCAATTATGTAAGGAGCATTTTCATCAGTTGGAGCTTGTGCAGTTACAGCATCTTTCTTTTCTTCTTCTGCAAATTTTTCTGCTTCAGCTTTATTAATAATTTCCAGTACTTCATCAGCTGTCTTTGCATTTTCAAGAGCTTCCTTGAAATCATCATCCAATAATAATTGTGATAATCTTGCAAGTGTTTCAATATGAGTGTTATTTGCACCATCTGGAGCGGCAATCATAAAGAACAATGTTGCAGGTTCTCCATCTAATGAATCATAGTCAATTCCTTCTGGTTTTCTACCCATTGCGAGTGCAGGTTTTTTTACATATTTTGTCTTAGCATGTGGAATTGCGATTCCTTCACCAATTCCAGTTGAGCTTTGAGCTTCTCTAGCCATCAATGCCTCTACATATCCGTCATAATCATTCAGAACACCTGTTTTTTCGTGCAATCTGGCAAGTTCTTTAATTATGTCAACTTTAGTTGTAGATTTTACATCTAGACTAATTCTATCTTTGATTAGTAAGTCAGATATTTTCATTTTTACACCATCCTTATTTATTATTTTTTTATTTTATTCTTTTAAAGTAAATAATTCTTATTTTTAGCCATAGTAAAGCAACTTTAAAATTCAATACAAAAATCATCACTATTTTACTTCAATATATTAAGTTTACTTATCTTTTAAAAAGTTTCCTTTGAAATTTCAATTTCATCATATAATTTATCTACTAAATCCTTTTCTGCAAGCCCATAAGAATAAGCTGTAGCACTTCCTGAAGCAACTGCCAGTCTAAATGAATCTTCTGGAGAAAGCCCCTTTACAAATCCTGCAGTAAACCCTGCAACCATAGAATCTCCAGCACCAATTGAGTTAATTAATTGCCCTTTTGGAACAGATGCTTCCAGCACAAAGTCCTTGTTTACAAGCAATGCCCCTTCGCCACCTCTAGATAAAATGACATTTTTAACTCCTCTGTCTAAAAAGAATTTACATTTTTCTACGATTTCAGCCTTTGTTTCCAATTTTTCGTTAAACATTTCTCTTAGTTCATGAATATTCGGCTTAACAAAAAGATTATTGTGAATATTGTCTTGTAATAAATTTCCTCTTGTATCAAGCACAATTT
This window encodes:
- a CDS encoding autotransporter-associated N-terminal domain-containing protein, which translates into the protein MSNNLRQIVRDLRSFVKRCKDVHYSDSLLISFLITGLLTIAPKLHADVADVASEQQEVTAQTYDAITDLRQSFMRARKENEKSLKGAQSELVQLLRQGDQVIKSPWSSFQFGTGYMNNDWGTTYRGRGGKFLEYYKRDNDLTKYVFDPTKHLYGATNLNIPRNKEPNSLTINPANIHEPYKPYVPERLDNVNMPVNPTFDPTVYSPNIVNTTVTARNAFGRTPRANTNTIGGTSGSWSNDSTFTYGTSNLYRAWNGWSANTMNTYNQRNGTNNTLASTTLGGASSTSEGDMTIGGNFSGTTSVGHATGTSTWWWDPSRTWSATVRYQNLSSPAPGSGTTESYTPNGGTAGYDGITSAYPGSGYWWYNYWGYGGHSSYQQSLIRNYHTSNPNAEIGGSRVTYQNILDSTPTGVGTPPYSSYTVTLGGVTATGATEAIARQNLFYQLVDAQYNNSSNGWSNWYTVYREAWTPGGSGDADRDVLISNTGQTVTLQNFNAHVLGTNDAFAQIQGGKYSVNNVEVDLNGTGKQAAFVIDTNTNTKSEIAFGTSGGSEKNKIYDNGVGLDGEVIFNFQNGNVAYNSEVEIKGTVDIDLKGNNSNVSVYRVNNYIGKLQLANGDSGNSHGTLGADNLQTSDGSTTGKGRIWVNGNDNVVYDGQGFVNDDTSKLTLSDVQMKGNNNVMVALKKPDGNASGNAQVGAFAGKIYIQGAMFGDNNVVVDAASGQGSGIGKQHISSALSGTLDNVKVEKLNVGFGIQNGGNTPSRNNTLIKATNGTTVEVTGKNTVISDSVYWNAGAVKRDYDDMYLNSVAEHTIVGYADGVIQNTGYAQSTTSAVKPSRIEFKSPVDMAGKASDNNPDLGSIAYFAINSGSIDAKSTRAAAPQSIIAYANGANALASINTPQIKIEGDINATDYLVLNTSNGKYGSGSASARPHTYQNIGAYAENGGTIKVVGANASADVTDYANNKSLIYGIGAVATGPNSNIEMEKVSVVSGASGALYATNGGSIKYEGGNILHQNNKSPNGNGDITLATSNATFSGTRKGMAPSYTGENDHANISPFYVHRTGINDTASIDFGTSTVTNIDMYDGILLSGNKYNGSFASAGNIIAGGDSIAREWDYAGSNSEANVKTNAKYKGMDKVTANILSDNVTIGVINQPKNEINWNSDKSWGAGTGAATGNFLSGIGEYAGGMKIKNGTSASDSYKLDVTIINGKVKIGEDVNLENKEETRTATTPPTKNDPFNDIKMESTFVTIDTNKKVEGDVRGTNRDLKDAKGNTNYQLQNVGLSMANSLFRWNDVYGNDTTWRKTKNSESGFVNKGTVDITGGSKDQAVTALNVSYGTIQNEKDVKVDHGNALVGTDNSILTNTKDATIEVSGKYTKPTGLTANSLNINSTTESTPSGANYGIVGISRKDTTNYLNSYTIDGSIVDTDATAITSEGKIKVDGGESNNGSVTATGIFAKNVNAKQNNVTISYDDTQIGNTAGIEVQASGSPSSSRGVGIALVNENSNGNGGLITLKGFGGSLGSDASGSNDIVTKENGIGIYAENAKIQLNSDKFTVTTRDDGVGIWVTDNSEIATGANHNKTFQYNYFGKNNKNGFAMAFGGRNTGITHASNDLDIKFSNHATSPVDLAYEQAKSKVAAVNGGTYKGIAGILVNTNDGADTVTNRGNIEEDSSSKTNVRAYGAVVNKGTFVNFGKIKLNDSLDAQASTLTSEDMKKVNVGIFANSTNKLDTTITNRGDITIGDSTNNKNIGSWAIYGYNVNTDSKEDGTKSKITINRNNYGIYSGDGNVNIKNTKLLVGNDTVLGHVQTTSGVSTAPGAYPINRQTAYANANDLLSGLDKPRELDSAIGVYIDKGSVARNINVSADMDIDRFSYGIVMAEKNGGPATNVTIGDGAYTLDASGKVSSLTATDAPTVVLASNRTAGGQVKSTAPSNPKVPEETKEQGNAVYYYSADTASRGKSWANVTMNGDYNTAYYTKGSMDNFGTIDLRSKYDVDNNNTARGYGNVGIFSANTSAPSTNYGTITTGMSDTVNMEYSAAMAAGRNHYKTDGNFDKTTEEGYIVNRGNIIVKEKEGIGMFATGAGSKAVNYGNIRLEGESAIGMYLDRGAIGENYGEIEGNAQSLKGVVAINGGYIKNYGHINVTGSGSYGIVTDGSRFIVDANGNPTEVLKSTDSRYTSSSAVTAGQTNGNGGTDLYGGKESSIEEGTSGNPKTTGVGTTITAPDIVPITKVSVDGIDTPIFDVESDAANPGDWAKNITVSSSIQTGGTRIIDLSVKNEWGNPVWEHAYKDPLSEVTSIGMYVDTSGVRYTNPIDGIQNLPKLGKVDLYFGPEATLYTNSKAIRIGDKVDVNGNVTKSNILKPFNDALSRLPGGAKVNVLSASLTWQVLAKLDSNNQLSEIYMSKVPYHSFAYDNDKSLVNFTNNLDNIYEIARQESAEKVIFNKLNSLGNGEGHILAQAFDQMRGHIYGGVQQRIKSTSDILGGEISSLRSERNVSKDSNKFKAFGQRNEFKTDTAGMPDWYSNAGGFAFVHEDETVRLGQSSGWSAGVVNNYFTFKDLSKSYENQAMAKVGVFKSIPLDANGTFILSLGGDGFFGRNDMKRRFWVVDQQFRAKASYYSYGAGLNAGLEKSFVVNDGFSIVPNLGIRAEYGRFSSIHEKGDMALNVKSDDYVSVKPSVGIDFRYNQEVFKNSNLTASLGFAYENEIGKLYDVENEARIVGAWTDYFGIRGDKEDKRGNFKSDLKLGLDNGRFGFNVNTGYDSKGHNFRAGLGLKVLY
- a CDS encoding CopY/TcrY family copper transport repressor, with the translated sequence MKESSRIDQKWYITDAEWEVMRVVWANNEVTSRFVAEVLCEKMNWKQATIKTLLNRLLEKGVLKKREIGNKYIYSTDFTEKEVANSYILGTFNKICKTKVGEMIGKVIENSELSFDDLELILKAVEEKRKTAVEEVLCDCVKGQCNCEHNGHRHV
- a CDS encoding heavy metal translocating P-type ATPase, yielding MAEKIYTVTGMSCAACANAVEKALNKNEDINASVNIATEKLNVEYDERKYDFDKIRKIVESAGYGLVENMTEDRKVELYQEKIASLKKRLILAIVFVVPLLYISMGHMLGAALPEFLNPKVNALNFALAQFVLTLPIIYAGRDFFSHGFKNLVRKSPTMDSLIAIGATAAILYGIYATYRIVTVDPEAHMDLYYESAGVIITLILFGKLLEAKTKGQTSSAIKKLIGLQPKKAKIIENGVEKEILIENLKVGDIVIVKPGEKIAVDGKIVEGATSVDESMLTGESLPVSKKVGDKVVGGSINKNGSIRFEATEIGKNTVLSQIIKLVEEAQGSKAPISRMADVVAAYFVPIVIGIAIITGVAWFVSGSGLVTALSFFIAVLVIACPCALGLATPTSIMVGTGKGAENGILIKSGEALETTYKIKTIVFDKTGTITKGKPVLTDLIAYGNYKEDELLKIAASVENDSEHPLAEAIVNEAKGKNVEIKPYEKFRAMPGYGIRATFEGKEIQIGNKKLMENKKIDVKISQKDYNILSNEGKTPMYISIDNELAGIVAVADVIKETSKEAIEKLKKMGIKTIMLTGDNEKTAEFIAKQVGIDDVISEVLPYQKSQKIKELQEKDEFVAMVGDGINDSPALAQANVGIAIGNGTDVAIESADIVLIRNDLRDVAGAIALSKATITNIKENLFWAFFYNVLGIPFAAGIFYAFFNGPKLDPMIAAFAMSFSSVSVLGNALRLKFFKVK
- a CDS encoding type II toxin-antitoxin system Phd/YefM family antitoxin, whose amino-acid sequence is MKAELDNLVSMKEANQNFSKVARMVDTNGSVVILKNNTPKYILVDYNLAKEVEKEPVKFAEDNELEMVSSKILKKYKKTFEELAK
- a CDS encoding type II toxin-antitoxin system death-on-curing family toxin, whose translation is MILLSEKQILKLHSELVEKFGGIDGVRDKGLIESSINNVYQSYFGVEKYPTIEEKAARLCYSFIKNHAFLDGNKRIGIYVMMVLLELNGISLNCSNDELTELGLKIADSSIGYSEILEFIYKFK